One window of the Anopheles cruzii chromosome 2, idAnoCruzAS_RS32_06, whole genome shotgun sequence genome contains the following:
- the LOC128278847 gene encoding uncharacterized protein LOC128278847: MLPARGFPHPAEQEGGANFGDVHSTSLWTSIADRRCSGVSSRRMSDCPRRMLNLLHGTKSRKSRISFDFSNQAEKSVQTSPIKHPNKNWRFEDARRAILVETDAVGQPRKTHILLLRFPDPELSKEIVQGFSSCIDNVIFHRQSAPRYCVVHLKPDADVDCVIKHISNIPFGTGHIIVERKTRNTDQKPVAQPEDIDPYTLFIGNLPNVITVNTMKQMFPDAKRIDIGHAQRIKHTRYAFIRFTNVEEAIHAFNANHNKVIDGKTIIIRFRRHNAPIALPEDTTTPKTPKRQKSQLVVSVEQRPKRISATPANSDTLSTIKTEILDEDENGVQVQYVSKAQAGHPLPVIKSEGDDTDIEDSEEEDVDNIRDFLEEHQEDDGLNLDEINPDENYCEDDDTDIDSFGKNYWTLEQLRQNANENGSVPSRNEELDAESATKTSSTMVIKRKEHKAPTTNIKTKRRDDQLNDLFSCLEPDDDLSL, from the exons ATGCTCCCTGCGCGTGGTTTTCCCCATCCGGCTGAGCAGGAAGGTGGTGCCAATTTCGGAGATGTACATAGCACTTCGCTTTGGACCAGCATAGCTGACAGACGGTGTTCCGGAGTGAGCTCACGCAGAATGTCGGACTGTCCCCGACGGATGCTGAATCTTCTTCATGGCACAAAGTCCCGTAAGAGCCGAAT ATCGTTCGATTTTTCTAACCAGGCAGAAAAATCGGTACAAACATCACCCATCAAACATCCGAATAAAAATTGGCGCTTCGAGGATGCTCGCAGAGCAATTCTGGTGGAAACGGATGCTGTCGGACAACCGCGAAAAACTCACATCTTACTGCTCCGTTTTCCCGATCCGGAGTTAAGCAAAGAAATTGTTCAAGGTTTTTCGTCATGTATCGACAACGTTATATTTCACCGGCAATCGGCGCCAAG GTATTGTGTTGTGCACTTGAAACCGGACGCGGATGTGGATTGTGTTATTAAACACATTTCAAACATACCTTTCGGAACGGGCCATATAATAGTTGAAAGGAAAACACGCAACACAGATCAAAAACCAGTG GCGCAACCAGAGGACATCGATCCGTACACACTGTTCATTGGCAACCTACCGAACGTAATTACGGTGAACACGATGAAGCAAATGTTTCCTGATGCCAAACGCATCGACATTGGCCATGCACAGCGTATTAAGCACACTCGATACGCCTTCATTCGCTTCACAAATGTGGAGGAAGCCATCCACGCGTTCAACGCTAACCACAATAAGGTCATTGACggaaaaaccatcatcattcgCTTCCGGCGGCACAACGCTCCGATTGCGCTTCCGGAGGACACAACGACACCGAAAACGCCCAAGCGGCAGAAGAGTCAGCTAGTGGTGTCAGTGGAACAGAGGCCGAAACGGATTTCAGCTACCCCGGCCAACTCGGACACGCTGAGTACGATTAAAACGGAAATACTTGACGAAGATGAAAACGGTGTACAAGTTCAATATGTGTCGAAAGCTCAAGCGGGACATCCGCTGCCCGTCATCAAGTCCGAGGGGGACGATACCGACATTGAAGACAGCGAGGAAGAAGATGTGGACAATATACGAGACT TTCTAGAGGAGCACCAAGAAGACGACGGACTAAACTTGGATGAGATCAACCCGGATGAAAACTACTGCGAAGATGACGACACCGATATCGACAGCTTTGGTAAAAACTACTGGACTTTGGAGCAGTTGCGgcaaaatgcaaacgaaaatgGTTCCGTTCCTAGTCGAAATGAGGAACTGGATGCTGAGTCGGCAACAAAAACATCATCAACCATGGTAATC AAACGCAAGGAACATAAGGCCCCAACAACAAATATCAAAACGAAACGCCGCGACGATCAGCTTAACGATCTGTTCAGCTGTTTAGAaccggatgatgatttatcgttatGA
- the LOC128275671 gene encoding centrosomal protein of 89 kDa-like — protein METNSELIRKRAEVALEITKDLLVDDDDDDDGGDIDEEEDCCGDYDELEEESRETDRDSDSGTTSNAQDAKTEKHKRKGSREKKGWLNTVAGVIMRPLGSKLKWNINFNLDVQASNKTGQAKGNSKRNADAPSSSNSQQPTSADAVAIKNLKAENRRLGKLADTILNECIQLKEKASELVEANEQLRSSRVECERLEKEISKLKGCRESLMAKHAAESERHRVTVAQLEKKVEDTCAQLADMANKCDELCRVGQGKDKELDTVTKQREAIAQELQKTTEEHRIRFDNLTESLTKMENEKIEITERNALIVAEFGIHSIGHQYHRAKQ, from the exons ATGGAGACCAATAGTGAACTGATCCGAAAACGTGCTGAAGTGGCATTAGAAATCACGAAGGACCTGCTAgttgatgacgacgacgacgacgacggcggagatatcgacgaggaggaggattGCTGTGGTGATTATGACGAATTAGAGGAGGAATCGAGAGAAACCGATCGTGACAGTGACAGTGGAACAACAAGCAATGCGCAGGATGCAAAAACG gaaaaacacaaacgtaAAGGATCGCGTGAAAAGAAAGGCTGGCTGAACACTGTAGCAGGTGTAATAATGCGTCCTTTGG GTAGTAAGCTGAAATGGAACATCAATTTTAATCTAGATGTTCAAGCGTCGAACAAGACCGGTCAAGCGAAGGGAAACTCAAAACGAAACGCTGATGCTCCATCTTCCAGCAACAGCCAGCAGCCGACCTCTGCTGATGCTGTAGCGATAAAAAAT CTTAAGGCGGAGAACAGACGTCTGGGAAAATTAGCTGATACTATTTTAAACG AGTGTATTCAGTTGAAAGAAAAAGCGAGTGAACTTGTAGAG GCGAATGAGCAACTGCGATCAAGTAGAGTTGAATGTGAGCGTTTGGAGAAAG AAATTAGCAAACTAAAAGGCTGTCGAGAGAGCTTGATGGCGAAACATGCTGCTGAGTCCGAAAGACATCGTGTTACGGTGGCGCAACTCGAAAAGAAGGTGGAAGACACGTGTGCGCAATTAGCTGAT ATGGCAAACAAGTGTGACGAACTGTGTCGGGTTGGGCAGGGTAAAGATAAAG AGCTTGATACGGTTACAAAGCAAAGAGAGGCTATTGCGCAAGAGCTACAGAAAACCACAGAGGAACACCGGATTAGGTTTGATAATCTAACAGAAAGTCTGACAAAAATGGAGAATGAGAAAATCGAAATAACCGAGCGAAATGCACTCATCGTGGCAGAG TTTGGAATCCACTCAATCGGTCACCAGTACCATCGAGCCAAACAGTAA